The Hyphomonadaceae bacterium ML37 genome includes a region encoding these proteins:
- the lpdA gene encoding dihydrolipoyl dehydrogenase, with the protein MPQRQTRQCQVLVVGGGPGGYPAAIRAGQLGLDTVIVDKAGLGGTCLNRGCIPSKAFIHAASKFEEMRHLADKADMGLSLSAAPQLDMAGLTAWKDTIVNKLTKGVGQLLKAARVEAVNGWAVFRNAKTCVVTLADGGELEITAEHVILATGSKETELPFMKFGGAVIGSTQALELTELPQKLVVVGGGYIGLELGIAFRKLGSAVTMVEALDRIVPLYDSELTRPVTMWLKKNKVDLHLKSKAKGVVEEGGKTFLEFETANGETQRIEADKILVSVGRKPVTEGWGLETMGVDMDGPFVKIDGQCRTAMRGVYAIGDLTGEPLLAHKATAQGEAVAEIIAGKKRRFDPAAIAAVCFTEPELVGAGLTPDEAKAKGEEVITGKFPLAASGRALTMEGGADGGFVRVTARKSDHVILGIHAVGKHVSELSGEFALALEMGARLEDIAGTIHVHPTLTEAFAESALAALGHPIHISA; encoded by the coding sequence ATGCCCCAGCGCCAAACCCGCCAATGTCAGGTTCTCGTCGTGGGTGGCGGGCCGGGCGGATACCCGGCTGCGATCCGCGCGGGGCAGCTGGGGCTGGACACGGTGATCGTGGACAAGGCGGGGCTGGGTGGCACATGCCTTAATCGCGGCTGCATCCCGTCGAAAGCCTTCATCCACGCCGCGTCGAAGTTCGAGGAGATGCGCCATCTGGCGGATAAGGCCGACATGGGCCTGTCGCTCAGCGCGGCGCCGCAGCTCGACATGGCGGGGCTGACGGCTTGGAAGGACACCATCGTCAACAAGCTCACCAAGGGCGTGGGCCAGCTTCTCAAAGCCGCCAGGGTCGAAGCGGTCAATGGCTGGGCGGTGTTTAGAAACGCCAAAACCTGCGTGGTGACGCTGGCCGATGGCGGCGAGCTGGAGATCACCGCCGAGCACGTGATCCTGGCCACGGGGTCGAAGGAAACCGAACTGCCCTTCATGAAGTTCGGCGGCGCGGTGATCGGATCGACCCAGGCGCTGGAGCTGACCGAGCTGCCGCAAAAACTGGTGGTGGTCGGCGGCGGCTATATCGGGCTGGAGCTGGGCATCGCGTTCCGCAAGCTCGGCAGTGCGGTGACGATGGTCGAAGCGCTCGACCGCATCGTGCCGCTCTATGATTCCGAGCTGACGCGCCCGGTCACCATGTGGCTGAAGAAGAACAAGGTCGATCTCCACCTCAAATCCAAGGCCAAGGGCGTGGTGGAGGAGGGCGGAAAGACCTTCCTGGAGTTCGAGACCGCAAACGGCGAGACCCAGCGTATCGAAGCGGACAAAATCCTGGTTTCGGTGGGCCGCAAGCCGGTCACCGAGGGCTGGGGGCTGGAAACCATGGGCGTCGATATGGACGGGCCGTTTGTGAAGATCGACGGCCAGTGCCGCACCGCCATGCGCGGCGTCTACGCCATTGGCGATCTGACCGGCGAGCCGTTGCTGGCGCACAAGGCGACCGCGCAAGGCGAAGCCGTGGCCGAGATCATCGCCGGGAAGAAGCGCCGCTTTGATCCCGCCGCCATCGCCGCGGTGTGCTTTACCGAGCCCGAACTGGTGGGCGCCGGGCTGACGCCGGATGAAGCGAAAGCCAAAGGCGAAGAGGTGATCACCGGCAAATTCCCGCTGGCGGCGTCAGGCCGGGCGCTGACCATGGAGGGCGGCGCCGATGGCGGCTTTGTGCGCGTCACCGCGCGCAAGAGCGATCATGTGATCCTGGGCATTCACGCCGTGGGCAAGCATGTGTCCGAGCTGTCGGGCGAGTTCGCCCTGGCGCTGGAAATGGGCGCGCGTCTGGAAGACATCGCGGGCACGATCCACGTGCACCCGACGTTGACCGAAGCCTTCGCCGAAAGCGCGCTGGCCGCCCTGGGCCACCCGATCCACATCTCCGCCTGA
- a CDS encoding energy transducer TonB, producing MAKHLSAMALALSLAAGLGAAPALAADEARELVSFEAPEFPRAAHRRNLEGHVTVRYTVTEDGAVTDVEVVEATPAGVFERAVLRALEAWRYAAAERTDTLERRFDFALAG from the coding sequence ATGGCGAAACATCTGTCTGCAATGGCGCTTGCCTTGAGTCTGGCTGCGGGCCTTGGCGCCGCGCCGGCGCTGGCCGCCGATGAGGCTCGGGAACTGGTGAGCTTTGAGGCGCCGGAATTTCCGCGCGCGGCGCACCGGCGCAATCTCGAGGGGCATGTCACCGTGCGCTACACCGTGACCGAAGACGGCGCGGTCACCGATGTGGAAGTGGTCGAGGCCACCCCGGCCGGCGTGTTCGAGCGCGCTGTGCTGCGCGCGCTGGAAGCCTGGCGCTACGCCGCCGCCGAGCGCACCGACACGCTGGAGCGCCGGTTCGATTTTGCTCTGGCCGGCTAG
- a CDS encoding CorA family divalent cation transporter: protein MRIALAVLVILLALTGCAEPVAGGVQAGAPGFLYGLAHGFLLPFTFIAGFFMEVAVYASPNNGWPYDLGFLIGVMVFFGGSAGSARR from the coding sequence ATGCGTATCGCGCTCGCCGTTCTCGTGATCCTGCTGGCCCTGACCGGCTGCGCCGAGCCTGTGGCGGGCGGGGTGCAGGCGGGGGCGCCGGGCTTCCTGTATGGTCTGGCCCATGGATTCCTTCTGCCCTTCACCTTCATCGCCGGGTTTTTCATGGAGGTGGCGGTCTACGCCTCGCCCAATAATGGCTGGCCCTATGATCTGGGCTTTCTGATCGGGGTGATGGTGTTCTTTGGCGGCTCGGCCGGGTCGGCGCGGCGGTAG
- a CDS encoding 3-methyl-2-oxobutanoate dehydrogenase (2-methylpropanoyl-transferring) subunit alpha, which yields MSNGQSRFHVPTPPFRPGDAPDFSYLNLPKAGTAKRPEALASWRETSDLATGLVGVLDHNHQAVGDWDPKLSPELMREGLSHMVLTRIYDERMLKLQRQGKMSFYMKSTGEEAVAVAAAMALRPNDMVFPSYRQQGILFARGRNIVDMMCHCISNSRDNLKGRQLPVHYAWAEGHFFTVSGNLGTQFPQAVGYAMACAYKGEDRVAASWIGDGTTAEGDFHGALTLASTYRAPVILNVVNNQWAISSHQNIALGDAPTFASKGLGYGLASLRVDGNDFLAVYAATQWAAERARKGGGATLIEMFTYRADAHSTSDDPSKYRPKTEAGVWPLGDPLERLKQHLIGKGEWDEARHDTLVEAMTTLVVKSYKEAESHGTLHDGPLSPTESIFEDVYARPDWRLRRQRQDLGV from the coding sequence ATGTCGAACGGACAGTCGCGCTTTCATGTGCCCACGCCGCCCTTTCGTCCCGGGGATGCGCCCGATTTCAGCTATCTGAACCTGCCCAAGGCGGGGACGGCCAAGCGCCCCGAGGCGCTGGCGTCCTGGCGCGAGACCAGCGATCTCGCGACAGGTCTGGTAGGTGTGCTGGACCATAACCACCAGGCGGTGGGCGACTGGGACCCGAAGCTGAGCCCGGAGCTGATGCGCGAGGGCTTGTCGCACATGGTGCTGACGCGCATTTATGACGAGCGCATGCTCAAGCTCCAGCGCCAGGGCAAGATGAGCTTCTACATGAAGTCCACCGGCGAGGAGGCCGTCGCCGTGGCCGCCGCCATGGCGCTGCGCCCCAATGACATGGTGTTCCCCAGCTATCGCCAGCAGGGGATTTTGTTCGCGCGCGGGCGCAATATCGTGGACATGATGTGCCACTGCATCTCCAACAGCCGCGATAATCTCAAAGGCCGCCAGCTACCGGTTCACTATGCGTGGGCGGAGGGGCATTTCTTCACCGTCTCGGGCAATCTGGGCACGCAGTTTCCGCAAGCCGTCGGCTATGCCATGGCCTGCGCCTACAAGGGCGAGGACCGGGTGGCGGCCAGCTGGATCGGCGACGGCACCACGGCTGAAGGAGATTTCCATGGCGCGCTGACGCTGGCGTCCACCTATCGCGCGCCGGTGATCCTGAATGTGGTCAATAACCAGTGGGCCATTTCCAGCCATCAGAATATCGCGCTGGGCGATGCGCCGACCTTCGCGTCCAAGGGGCTGGGCTATGGGCTGGCGTCCTTGCGCGTGGACGGCAATGACTTCCTGGCGGTGTATGCGGCCACGCAATGGGCCGCCGAGCGGGCGCGCAAGGGCGGCGGGGCGACGCTGATCGAGATGTTCACCTATCGCGCCGACGCGCACTCCACCTCCGATGATCCGTCCAAATACCGGCCCAAGACCGAAGCCGGCGTCTGGCCGCTGGGCGATCCGCTGGAGCGGCTCAAACAGCACCTGATCGGCAAGGGCGAGTGGGACGAGGCCCGCCACGACACGCTGGTGGAAGCGATGACCACGCTGGTGGTGAAATCCTATAAAGAGGCTGAAAGCCACGGCACGCTGCATGACGGCCCGCTCTCGCCCACGGAAAGCATTTTCGAGGACGTGTACGCGCGCCCCGACTGGCGCCTGCGCCGCCAGCGCCAGGATCTGGGGGTCTAG
- the recR gene encoding recombination mediator RecR: MAAAGPEIERLIQLLAKLPGLGPRSARRAALQMLQKRDTVMLPLAHALAETADKVRPCSVCGNLDVADPCTVCRDPRREAGVICVVETVSDLWALERASAFKGRYHVLGGVLSAIDGIGPDELNIARLIERARSHEISEIILALNATVDGQTTAHFLADKLAGTGVALTSLARGVPVGGELDYLDDGTLAAAFRSRRPA; the protein is encoded by the coding sequence ATGGCGGCGGCCGGACCCGAGATTGAACGTCTGATCCAGCTGCTCGCCAAGCTGCCGGGGCTCGGCCCGCGCTCGGCGCGGCGCGCGGCGCTGCAAATGCTGCAAAAGCGCGACACGGTGATGCTGCCGCTGGCTCACGCCCTGGCCGAAACCGCCGACAAGGTCCGGCCCTGTTCGGTGTGCGGCAATCTCGATGTGGCCGATCCGTGCACGGTGTGCCGCGATCCTCGCCGCGAGGCGGGGGTGATCTGCGTGGTGGAGACGGTGAGCGATCTGTGGGCGCTGGAGCGCGCCAGCGCCTTCAAGGGCCGCTATCACGTGCTGGGCGGGGTCCTGTCGGCGATTGACGGCATCGGGCCGGACGAACTCAACATCGCCCGCCTGATCGAGCGGGCGCGCTCCCACGAGATCAGCGAGATCATTCTGGCCCTCAACGCCACGGTGGACGGCCAGACCACCGCCCATTTCCTCGCCGACAAGCTGGCCGGAACCGGCGTCGCCCTTACCTCGCTGGCGCGCGGCGTTCCTGTGGGCGGCGAGCTCGATTACCTTGACGATGGCACGCTGGCCGCCGCCTTCCGCAGCCGCCGTCCCGCCTGA
- the tyrS gene encoding tyrosine--tRNA ligase encodes MTLTLADPAKTPFLADLEARGLLHQKTPELTDALIAAERPPLYVGFDPSAPSLHAGNLIPLLGMDRYRRRGGQVIVLLGGATGMIGDPSGKDAERNLQAEEAVLANIASQRKQFEALFAATDGQAPIFVNNADWYRGMDVIAFLREVGKHFSVNAMLQKDSVKNRIENREQGISFTEFTYALLQGYDFVHLHRAYGCRIQMGGSDQWGNIVGGVDLMRRMEGVQGHALTYSLLTNSEGKKYGKSEKGAVWLDPDLTSPYEFYQFWLNSADADTPKFLAWLTDIDLGYLEALKASPAHERRPQKALAELLTARVHGARAAALAEEASAVIFSGKSDSLSAELTAMIARAVPTLEAGEGPCVLIDAMVALGAAASKGEARRLIQQNAVSANGAKLNEEGADLRDHRAGAGAVVLSVGKAKRFLVRFDRQ; translated from the coding sequence ATGACCCTGACTCTCGCTGATCCCGCCAAGACGCCCTTTCTCGCCGATCTTGAGGCGCGCGGGCTGCTGCATCAGAAGACGCCAGAACTCACCGATGCGCTGATCGCGGCCGAACGACCACCGCTCTATGTCGGGTTTGACCCCAGCGCGCCGAGCCTGCATGCCGGCAACCTCATTCCGCTGCTGGGGATGGACCGGTACCGGCGCCGGGGCGGGCAGGTGATCGTGCTGCTGGGCGGGGCCACCGGCATGATCGGCGATCCGTCCGGCAAGGACGCCGAGCGCAATCTGCAGGCCGAAGAGGCGGTGCTGGCCAATATCGCCAGCCAGCGCAAACAGTTCGAAGCCCTGTTCGCCGCGACGGACGGCCAGGCGCCGATCTTCGTGAACAATGCCGACTGGTATCGCGGCATGGATGTGATCGCCTTCCTGCGCGAGGTGGGCAAGCATTTCTCGGTCAATGCGATGCTGCAAAAGGACTCGGTGAAGAACCGCATCGAGAATCGCGAGCAAGGCATCAGCTTCACCGAGTTCACCTATGCGCTTTTGCAGGGGTATGACTTCGTACACCTGCACCGCGCTTATGGCTGCCGCATCCAGATGGGCGGGTCGGATCAGTGGGGTAATATTGTCGGCGGGGTTGATCTGATGCGCCGCATGGAAGGCGTGCAGGGCCACGCCCTGACCTATTCCCTGCTGACCAATTCCGAAGGCAAGAAATACGGCAAGAGCGAAAAGGGCGCGGTCTGGCTCGATCCCGATCTGACCAGCCCGTACGAGTTCTACCAGTTCTGGCTCAACTCCGCCGACGCCGACACGCCCAAATTCCTGGCCTGGCTAACCGATATTGATCTGGGTTATCTGGAAGCGCTCAAAGCCTCCCCGGCCCATGAGCGCCGCCCGCAAAAGGCGCTGGCCGAGCTGTTGACCGCGCGTGTGCATGGCGCGCGCGCAGCTGCCCTGGCCGAAGAGGCGAGTGCGGTGATCTTCTCTGGCAAGTCAGACAGTCTGAGCGCGGAGCTGACTGCCATGATCGCGCGCGCCGTGCCGACGCTGGAAGCGGGCGAGGGCCCGTGCGTGCTGATCGATGCGATGGTGGCGCTGGGGGCTGCAGCCTCAAAGGGCGAGGCGCGGCGGCTTATCCAGCAAAATGCGGTGTCGGCCAATGGCGCGAAACTGAACGAGGAAGGCGCTGACCTGCGTGATCACCGGGCTGGCGCGGGCGCCGTGGTGCTCTCGGTGGGCAAGGCCAAACGCTTCCTCGTCCGGTTCGATCGTCAGTAG
- a CDS encoding 2-oxo acid dehydrogenase subunit E2 translates to MAEYTYKLPDVGEGVVEAEIVEWHIKEGDKVVEDQHILDVMTDKATVEIPCAVNGVVKKIVGEPGEVLAVGTVILVIEIDGTAPTEDDAPAPAKGEAKADSSPPPPAEEVSAKRTEGGSAASEKPDAPKASAAPSVPGQVRDTSPASGGGKGAAPAPSRPSGERPLASPAVRQRALEADIDLSAVPGSGPAGRVTHDDLDDFIASGGRLASRAGATAPGRAPRTGTETIKIIGLRRKIAENMALAKRTIPHIAYVEEIDLTALEDLRAHLNASRKERREKLTIIPFLVTALTKAVVDVPQANAHYDTENAVLTQYQGVHCGIAAATPKGLMVPVIRHAEAMDIWQIAAEVKRLAEAARTGKATKEELSGSTITITSLGAMGGIVTTPVINHPETAIIGVNKLQVLPRYNAEGQITPRKIMNLSSSFDHRIVDGYEAARLIQAVKAYLEHPATLFME, encoded by the coding sequence ATGGCCGAATACACCTACAAGCTTCCCGATGTCGGCGAGGGCGTGGTCGAGGCCGAGATCGTCGAATGGCACATCAAGGAAGGTGACAAGGTCGTTGAGGACCAGCACATCCTGGATGTGATGACCGACAAGGCGACGGTAGAAATCCCCTGCGCGGTCAATGGCGTGGTGAAAAAGATCGTTGGCGAGCCCGGCGAGGTGCTGGCCGTGGGCACGGTCATCCTGGTGATCGAGATCGATGGGACGGCTCCGACGGAAGATGACGCGCCGGCCCCGGCTAAGGGTGAGGCCAAAGCGGATTCGTCACCTCCCCCGCCTGCGGAGGAGGTGTCCGCGAAGCGGACGGAGGGGGGAAGCGCCGCTTCCGAAAAACCCGACGCGCCCAAAGCCTCAGCTGCCCCCTCCGTCCCGGGTCAAGTCCGGGACACCTCCCCCGCAAGCGGGGGAGGAAAGGGTGCTGCGCCTGCCCCGTCACGCCCCTCCGGCGAGCGTCCGCTGGCGAGCCCCGCCGTGCGTCAGCGCGCGCTGGAGGCGGATATCGATCTGTCCGCCGTGCCGGGCTCCGGTCCGGCGGGACGGGTGACCCATGATGATCTGGATGATTTCATCGCCTCGGGCGGGCGGCTGGCGTCGCGTGCGGGCGCCACTGCACCGGGCCGTGCGCCGCGCACCGGGACCGAGACGATCAAGATCATCGGCCTGCGCCGCAAGATCGCCGAGAACATGGCGCTGGCCAAGCGCACCATCCCCCACATCGCCTATGTGGAGGAGATCGACCTCACCGCGCTGGAAGACCTGCGCGCCCATCTCAATGCTTCGCGTAAAGAGCGCCGCGAGAAGCTGACCATCATCCCCTTCCTGGTCACGGCGCTGACCAAAGCGGTCGTGGACGTGCCCCAGGCCAACGCCCATTACGACACCGAGAACGCGGTGCTCACTCAGTATCAGGGCGTGCATTGCGGCATCGCCGCGGCCACGCCCAAGGGCCTGATGGTGCCAGTGATCCGCCACGCCGAGGCGATGGACATCTGGCAGATCGCCGCCGAGGTCAAACGCCTGGCCGAAGCTGCGCGCACCGGCAAGGCGACCAAGGAGGAGCTGTCAGGCTCCACGATCACGATCACCTCGCTGGGCGCCATGGGCGGCATCGTCACCACGCCGGTGATCAACCATCCCGAGACGGCGATCATCGGCGTCAACAAGCTGCAGGTCCTGCCGCGCTATAACGCCGAGGGCCAGATCACGCCGCGCAAGATCATGAATCTCTCCTCCAGCTTTGATCACCGCATCGTGGACGGCTACGAAGCCGCCCGCCTGATCCAGGCGGTGAAAGCCTATCTGGAGCATCCCGCGACGCTTTTCATGGAGTAG
- a CDS encoding methyl-accepting chemotaxis protein, which yields MTLALQSVQTRLIAAFCGVTALTLAVIAAGMLAFNAAGGALDEVVERTAPRAAAAQRLQAASAALTGEFAAFSRARDGHDRTVSASRLDALLQQAASGVADLRAAGLDAQEAERLEQAVSDVREAVNAAAGPVGQRLEAQAARERALEAALRDRAQAADALESVLDATTEPGAIETLLRAAMAVNLAATRYAELGAAAAPGDVDAIEDAFEIAADEVRINLAILDGAVDASVTAPANALLARADGAEGLFALRRAELAAGAAAEDLVDEARAADAALAERVQTTRETALASQVSAGEAGRDAIAAGAVMMIVLGLISMAIGLGVAWFYVNRNLLRRLTRISASMTDLAGGEIGEDIDDDGRDEIAGMARAVAVFRENAIERRRLASQTEADQAAREARAKTIEDLIARFETVSGRALSAVSQAAGGMEIAARALDESSRSAGETTAEVNQSGARAAQNVDTVAAAAEEMTGSIAEIAQQIARSSQIAQTAAARVNETNGDVAALNEAASKIGDIVRLIRDIAEQTNLLALNATIEAARAGDAGRGFAVVASEVKSLAEQTGRATASISDQIGGIQTATGKAVDAMANIGAVIDEMNAISGAIAAAMEEQRAAASEITRAAQEAAAGARGVSQSISRVDAAASETGQCAAQVSAASQALNQESGALKGAVSEFLAGVRSA from the coding sequence ATGACACTCGCACTCCAATCGGTCCAGACGCGCCTGATCGCCGCCTTTTGCGGGGTGACGGCCCTGACCCTGGCGGTGATCGCCGCGGGCATGCTGGCGTTCAACGCGGCGGGCGGGGCGCTGGATGAGGTGGTGGAGCGCACTGCGCCGCGCGCGGCGGCGGCCCAGCGCCTGCAGGCGGCGTCGGCGGCGCTGACCGGAGAGTTCGCGGCGTTCTCGCGCGCCCGCGACGGGCATGACCGCACGGTGTCCGCCTCGCGGTTGGACGCGCTGCTGCAACAGGCGGCGTCCGGCGTGGCTGACTTGCGCGCCGCCGGTCTGGACGCGCAGGAGGCGGAACGCCTGGAACAGGCTGTGAGCGATGTGCGCGAGGCGGTGAACGCGGCCGCTGGTCCGGTGGGCCAGCGCCTGGAGGCGCAGGCCGCGCGCGAGCGGGCGCTGGAGGCGGCCCTGCGTGACCGGGCGCAGGCGGCCGACGCGCTGGAAAGCGTGCTGGACGCCACCACGGAGCCCGGCGCCATCGAAACCCTGCTGCGCGCCGCCATGGCGGTGAATCTGGCTGCGACGCGCTATGCCGAGCTGGGCGCCGCGGCGGCCCCTGGTGATGTGGACGCCATCGAGGACGCATTTGAGATCGCCGCAGACGAAGTACGCATCAATCTGGCCATTCTGGACGGGGCGGTGGACGCCAGCGTGACGGCGCCGGCCAACGCCCTGCTGGCCCGCGCAGACGGGGCGGAGGGTCTGTTCGCGCTGCGCCGGGCGGAGCTGGCGGCGGGTGCGGCGGCCGAAGACCTGGTCGACGAGGCGCGCGCCGCCGATGCGGCGCTGGCCGAGCGGGTCCAGACTACGCGCGAGACGGCCCTGGCGTCTCAGGTCTCGGCCGGCGAGGCGGGGCGCGACGCCATCGCGGCGGGCGCGGTGATGATGATCGTCCTGGGCCTGATCAGCATGGCCATCGGGCTCGGCGTCGCCTGGTTTTATGTGAACCGCAATCTGCTGCGCCGGCTCACACGCATCAGCGCGTCCATGACGGATCTGGCCGGCGGCGAGATCGGCGAGGACATCGATGATGATGGACGCGACGAGATCGCTGGCATGGCGCGCGCCGTGGCGGTGTTCCGCGAGAACGCCATCGAGCGCCGCCGCCTCGCCTCCCAGACCGAAGCCGATCAGGCCGCGCGCGAGGCGCGCGCGAAGACCATCGAAGACCTGATAGCGCGCTTCGAGACCGTGTCCGGGCGCGCGCTCAGCGCGGTGTCGCAGGCGGCAGGCGGGATGGAGATCGCGGCCCGGGCGCTGGACGAATCCTCGCGCAGCGCTGGCGAGACCACGGCCGAGGTCAATCAGTCGGGCGCGCGCGCGGCGCAGAATGTCGACACCGTGGCCGCAGCCGCCGAGGAGATGACCGGCTCCATCGCCGAGATCGCCCAGCAGATCGCGCGATCCAGCCAGATCGCGCAGACGGCGGCGGCGCGGGTGAACGAAACCAATGGCGATGTGGCCGCGCTCAACGAAGCGGCGTCGAAAATCGGCGACATTGTCCGCCTGATCAGGGATATCGCCGAGCAGACCAATCTCCTGGCCCTCAACGCCACCATCGAGGCCGCGCGCGCCGGCGATGCGGGGCGGGGCTTCGCGGTGGTGGCCAGCGAGGTCAAATCCCTCGCCGAGCAGACCGGACGGGCCACCGCCTCCATCTCCGACCAGATCGGCGGCATCCAGACCGCCACCGGCAAGGCGGTGGACGCCATGGCCAATATCGGCGCGGTGATCGACGAGATGAACGCCATCTCCGGCGCCATCGCCGCCGCCATGGAAGAACAGCGCGCCGCGGCCAGCGAAATCACCCGCGCCGCCCAGGAAGCCGCCGCCGGCGCGCGGGGCGTGTCGCAATCGATCTCGCGCGTGGACGCCGCGGCCAGCGAAACCGGCCAGTGCGCCGCCCAGGTGAGCGCCGCCTCGCAAGCGCTGAACCAGGAATCGGGCGCGCTCAAGGGCGCGGTGTCGGAGTTTCTGGCCGGGGTGCGCTCGGCCTGA
- a CDS encoding GIY-YIG nuclease family protein yields the protein MREEPFQPSVYLMASRRNGTLYCGSTSSPLRRIWQHREGVGSVFTRKYRVTRLVWYEFHGQMSAALKRELQIKEWRRRWKLELIEAANPDWRDLYEDWF from the coding sequence ATGCGCGAAGAGCCCTTTCAGCCTTCCGTGTATCTGATGGCCAGCAGGCGCAATGGCACGCTCTATTGCGGCTCCACCTCATCTCCGCTTCGGCGCATCTGGCAGCACCGCGAAGGCGTGGGCTCGGTGTTCACCCGAAAATACCGTGTGACCCGGCTGGTCTGGTATGAGTTTCACGGCCAGATGAGCGCCGCGCTCAAACGTGAGCTCCAGATCAAGGAATGGCGCCGGCGCTGGAAACTGGAGCTTATCGAAGCGGCCAATCCGGACTGGCGCGATCTCTACGAGGACTGGTTTTGA
- a CDS encoding alpha-ketoacid dehydrogenase subunit beta — translation MPAMNIIQALNSAMDVLLDTDPDVIIFGEDAGYFGGVFKATDGLQAKYGLDRVFDAPINEAAIAAMAIGMAARGLKPIAEIQFADYIFPAIDQIVSEMSRIRYRSAGQFTSGCVVRSPWGGGIRGGQTHSMSPEAFFTHVPGLQVVVPSNPYDAKGMLIAAVESGDPVIFFEPKRIYNGPFDGVPDKPLASWARHPKGEVPEGRYTVELGKAEVVREGSACTLITYGTLVHVAEAAAEHSGLDVEIIDLKSLVPYDIETIAASVNKTGRVVVAQEAPRTSGFAAELAAQIQEECFYALEAPIFRLTGWDTPYPHAHEWAYFPTRDRMIRALKTVTEA, via the coding sequence ATGCCAGCGATGAACATTATTCAGGCGCTGAACTCGGCGATGGACGTGCTTCTGGACACCGACCCGGACGTCATCATCTTCGGCGAGGATGCCGGCTATTTCGGCGGTGTGTTCAAGGCCACGGACGGGCTGCAGGCGAAATACGGCCTCGACCGGGTGTTTGATGCGCCCATCAACGAGGCGGCCATCGCGGCCATGGCCATCGGCATGGCGGCGCGGGGGCTCAAACCCATCGCGGAGATCCAGTTCGCCGATTATATCTTTCCCGCCATTGACCAGATCGTGTCGGAGATGAGCCGCATCCGCTACCGCTCGGCGGGCCAGTTCACGTCCGGGTGCGTGGTGCGCAGCCCCTGGGGCGGCGGCATCCGTGGCGGCCAGACCCACTCCATGAGCCCGGAAGCCTTCTTCACCCATGTGCCCGGCCTGCAGGTGGTGGTGCCGTCCAACCCCTATGACGCCAAGGGCATGCTAATCGCGGCGGTGGAGAGCGGTGATCCGGTGATCTTTTTTGAACCCAAGCGCATCTATAATGGCCCGTTCGACGGCGTGCCCGACAAGCCGCTCGCCTCCTGGGCGCGCCATCCCAAGGGCGAGGTGCCCGAGGGTCGCTACACGGTGGAGCTGGGCAAGGCCGAAGTGGTGCGCGAAGGCTCGGCCTGCACGCTCATCACCTATGGCACGCTGGTGCATGTGGCCGAGGCCGCAGCCGAGCATTCGGGCCTTGATGTGGAGATCATCGATCTCAAATCGCTGGTCCCCTACGATATCGAGACCATCGCCGCATCGGTGAACAAGACCGGACGGGTGGTGGTCGCCCAGGAGGCGCCGCGCACGTCCGGCTTTGCCGCCGAGCTGGCCGCCCAGATCCAGGAAGAATGCTTCTACGCGCTGGAAGCGCCGATCTTCCGCCTGACAGGATGGGACACGCCCTATCCCCACGCCCATGAATGGGCCTATTTCCCGACGCGCGACCGCATGATCCGCGCGCTGAAAACCGTCACGGAGGCCTGA